One window of the Lysobacter sp. S4-A87 genome contains the following:
- a CDS encoding Xaa-Pro peptidase family protein, whose protein sequence is MHWTISLAWSIKRQRGHLRSYARMGRPDGGNVRSDPYRLGASMRRRDFLTAAIAATGAASTAFVPAMAAPPGVTGLTSLTTGAKPISVEERLARIAKLQRLMVDRKIGALILESGSSLDYFTGVQWHRSERTTAAVIPARGDVVVVTPAFEVPSVRETLAVGGEVRPWNEHESPFALLVGALRDRGVTSAPIAFESTTRLFIVDGVRQASAGAYQVVSGDALVKAVRLIKSPAELALMQAASNVTLAALRHVHGNVRPGMRPDEIAAMTDAATVALGGVPGFALVLLNEASAYPHGSNQPQTLREGSVILMDVGCTVHGYQSDISRTWVMGKPTAKQRKVWDTVKRGQELALKTATLGTPVGTIDDVVRAYYEKEGWGPAYRLPGLPHRTGHGIGLDGHEPPYLVHGDTTPLAPGMCFSDEPGIYIPGEFGIRLEDCWYMTEGGPKLFTGLARSIDDPI, encoded by the coding sequence ATGCACTGGACCATCAGCCTGGCCTGGTCCATCAAGCGCCAGCGGGGCCATTTGCGGTCATATGCCCGGATGGGGCGGCCAGACGGTGGTAACGTCCGCTCCGATCCATATCGGTTGGGAGCCTCCATGCGTCGTCGCGACTTCCTCACTGCAGCTATCGCTGCCACCGGGGCAGCGTCCACTGCCTTCGTGCCGGCCATGGCTGCGCCCCCCGGGGTTACCGGGTTGACCTCCCTGACCACTGGCGCCAAGCCGATCTCCGTGGAGGAGCGCCTGGCGCGGATCGCCAAGCTGCAACGGCTGATGGTCGACCGGAAAATCGGCGCCCTGATCCTGGAGTCGGGTTCGAGCCTGGATTACTTCACCGGGGTCCAGTGGCATCGCTCGGAGCGTACGACGGCCGCCGTGATCCCGGCGCGTGGCGACGTCGTCGTCGTCACCCCGGCCTTCGAAGTGCCCTCGGTACGCGAGACACTGGCGGTGGGCGGTGAGGTGCGGCCGTGGAATGAGCATGAAAGCCCGTTCGCCCTCCTGGTGGGCGCCCTTCGCGACCGTGGCGTTACTTCCGCACCGATCGCATTCGAATCCACCACGCGTCTGTTCATCGTCGATGGCGTGCGCCAGGCAAGCGCCGGTGCCTACCAGGTGGTGTCGGGCGACGCCCTGGTGAAAGCCGTCCGGCTGATCAAGTCCCCGGCCGAACTCGCGCTGATGCAGGCCGCCAGCAACGTCACCCTGGCGGCGCTGCGCCACGTCCATGGCAACGTCCGCCCCGGCATGCGCCCCGACGAGATCGCCGCCATGACGGATGCCGCCACGGTGGCACTGGGCGGCGTGCCGGGGTTCGCCCTCGTGCTGCTGAACGAGGCCAGCGCCTATCCACACGGCTCCAATCAGCCGCAAACCCTGCGCGAGGGCTCGGTCATCCTGATGGATGTGGGTTGCACCGTGCATGGCTATCAATCGGACATCTCGCGCACCTGGGTGATGGGCAAGCCAACGGCGAAACAGCGGAAGGTCTGGGATACCGTCAAGCGCGGCCAGGAACTTGCGTTGAAGACGGCAACGTTGGGCACGCCGGTGGGCACCATCGACGACGTCGTGCGCGCCTACTACGAAAAGGAAGGCTGGGGCCCCGCCTACCGCCTGCCCGGCCTTCCCCACCGCACCGGCCACGGCATCGGCCTGGACGGTCACGAGCCGCCCTATCTGGTCCACGGCGACACCACACCGTTGGCACCCGGAATGTGTTTTTCCGACGAGCCGGGAATCTACATCCCGGGAGAATTCGGCATCCGCCTGGAAGACTGCTGGTACATGACCGAAGGCGGCCCGAAACTTTTCACCGGTTTGGCCAGGTCGATTGACGATCCGATCTGA
- a CDS encoding arylsulfatase: MAAKPAAGKSGKSAEKGSARPNILVMWGDDIGQSNLSCYTKGVMGYRTPNIDRIAKEGMIFTDSYAEQSCTAGRASFITGQCGLRTGLTKVGLPGAELGLKAEDVTTAEALKPLGYRTGQFGKNHLGDRDEHLPTMHGFDEFFGNLYHLNAEEEPEHVDYPNEKDFPDFKKKFGPRGVLHCWADGKGGQKIENTGPLTKKRMETCDDEFLAAAKKFIQAAHDAGEPFFVWFNTSHMHAWTHVKPESRGQSGRWQSEYHDVMIDHDKCIGEMLDFLDELGIADNTFVQYSTDNGPHMNTWPDAGTTPYRNEKNSSWEGAYRVPCMVRFPGKIAAGSESNEIVSHLDWFPTILAIAGEPDIKDKLRKGYKIGSKTYKVHLDGYNLLPYLTGKEKKSPRPGFIYFTDEGEVAALRYDNWKLMFMEQRVPGTLKIWLEPFVELRAPYIFNLRMDPYERAQITSNTYYDWHFRHIYLCVPAQAIVADFIATFKEFPPRQKAASFSLDQVLAKMTNASSGGA, from the coding sequence ATGGCCGCGAAGCCAGCCGCAGGCAAGTCCGGAAAAAGTGCGGAGAAGGGCTCCGCGCGTCCCAACATTCTCGTGATGTGGGGCGATGATATCGGCCAGTCGAATCTGAGTTGCTATACCAAAGGCGTGATGGGTTATCGAACACCCAACATCGACCGGATCGCGAAGGAAGGCATGATCTTCACCGACTCCTACGCGGAGCAGAGCTGCACCGCGGGGCGGGCCTCCTTCATCACCGGCCAGTGCGGCCTGCGTACGGGCCTGACAAAAGTCGGCTTGCCGGGCGCGGAGCTGGGCCTGAAGGCCGAAGACGTTACTACCGCCGAAGCGCTCAAGCCGCTCGGCTACCGCACCGGCCAGTTCGGAAAGAACCACCTGGGCGACCGCGACGAACACCTGCCGACCATGCACGGCTTCGACGAATTCTTCGGCAACCTCTACCACCTCAATGCAGAGGAAGAGCCCGAGCATGTCGACTACCCGAACGAAAAGGACTTCCCCGACTTCAAGAAGAAGTTCGGCCCCCGTGGCGTGCTGCACTGCTGGGCCGACGGCAAGGGCGGGCAGAAGATCGAGAACACCGGCCCGCTGACCAAGAAGCGCATGGAAACCTGCGACGATGAATTCCTGGCGGCGGCCAAGAAGTTCATCCAGGCCGCCCATGACGCGGGCGAGCCGTTCTTCGTGTGGTTCAACACGTCACACATGCACGCCTGGACGCACGTGAAGCCCGAGAGCCGCGGACAGTCGGGCCGGTGGCAGTCCGAATATCACGACGTGATGATCGACCACGACAAGTGCATCGGCGAGATGCTCGACTTCCTGGACGAGCTCGGCATTGCCGACAACACCTTCGTCCAGTACAGCACCGACAATGGTCCGCACATGAACACCTGGCCAGACGCCGGCACCACGCCGTACCGCAACGAGAAGAACTCGAGCTGGGAGGGCGCGTACCGGGTTCCCTGCATGGTCCGGTTTCCCGGCAAGATTGCGGCCGGCTCGGAGTCCAACGAGATCGTCAGCCACCTCGACTGGTTCCCGACCATCCTCGCGATCGCGGGGGAGCCCGACATCAAGGACAAGCTCAGGAAGGGCTACAAGATCGGCAGCAAGACCTACAAGGTCCACCTCGACGGTTACAACCTGCTGCCGTATCTGACGGGAAAGGAAAAGAAGAGTCCGCGCCCGGGCTTCATCTACTTCACCGACGAAGGCGAAGTCGCCGCGCTGCGCTACGACAACTGGAAGCTGATGTTCATGGAGCAGCGTGTCCCCGGCACGCTCAAGATCTGGCTGGAGCCATTCGTGGAGCTGCGCGCGCCTTACATCTTCAACCTGCGCATGGACCCGTACGAACGGGCACAGATCACGTCGAACACGTACTACGACTGGCATTTCCGGCACATCTATCTGTGCGTGCCTGCGCAAGCCATCGTTGCCGACTTCATCGCGACCTTCAAGGAGTTCCCGCCACGCCAGAAGGCGGCCAGCTTCAGCCTGGATCAGGTCCTCGCGAAGATGACGAACGCTTCCTCCGGCGGCGCGTGA
- a CDS encoding DUF1272 domain-containing protein, whose translation MRPGCECCNVDLAPDSTDAWICSFECTFCTTCVESVLGGRCPNCGGSFSRRPTRVGGALERNPASTERVFKPGGCPPVG comes from the coding sequence ATGCGTCCAGGCTGCGAGTGCTGCAATGTTGATCTGGCGCCGGATTCGACAGACGCCTGGATCTGTTCGTTCGAGTGCACGTTCTGCACGACCTGCGTCGAGTCAGTTCTGGGCGGTCGGTGCCCCAACTGCGGCGGTTCGTTCTCCAGGCGTCCCACCCGCGTAGGTGGCGCCCTGGAAAGAAACCCGGCATCTACAGAGCGCGTTTTCAAACCCGGTGGTTGCCCTCCGGTGGGCTGA
- a CDS encoding CheR family methyltransferase: protein MDTMKNHSNGLLAAPLLPLARRFWQRLPPAVLASRPMRRLGAVIYNHYVRYTDRSQSHYTWFLRNPPQLALAADLICSARPERTSLRVMSVGCSVGAELYSLLWLVRKTQPDISIDARGIDIVHDAIASARQATYRLEAPSSSGGTLWVDGKNVLSTSSDAVDEIFDLCPNGAYRVKDTIRAGTSWHVDDAADPGLSDRHGLQDAVLACNFLGPMGPQLAERCLRNLANLLVPGGYLILDGIDLDLKARVVKDIGLLPITEDAQCIHESDPTKQDWPWTRWSLEPFDESRADWPYRYATIFQRPMLLERTSRAFRPPAPAMTVVPVDSLG from the coding sequence ATGGACACCATGAAAAACCATTCGAACGGGCTGCTCGCCGCCCCGCTGCTGCCGCTCGCGCGTCGATTCTGGCAGCGACTTCCCCCCGCTGTCCTCGCGAGCAGACCAATGCGCCGGTTGGGCGCAGTCATCTACAACCATTACGTGCGGTACACGGACAGATCCCAGTCTCACTACACGTGGTTCCTGCGCAATCCGCCGCAGCTGGCGCTGGCGGCGGACCTGATCTGCAGCGCACGTCCCGAAAGGACCTCCCTGCGAGTCATGTCGGTCGGCTGTAGTGTGGGGGCTGAGCTCTACTCACTTCTGTGGCTTGTACGCAAAACGCAACCGGACATCTCAATCGATGCGAGAGGCATCGACATAGTCCATGACGCTATTGCATCGGCACGGCAGGCAACCTATCGCCTCGAAGCGCCGTCGTCATCCGGTGGCACTCTTTGGGTCGATGGAAAGAACGTCCTGTCGACTTCTTCGGACGCCGTCGATGAGATATTCGATCTCTGCCCGAACGGTGCCTATCGGGTCAAGGACACAATTCGTGCCGGCACGTCCTGGCATGTCGACGACGCAGCCGATCCCGGGCTGTCAGATCGGCACGGACTGCAGGACGCCGTGCTCGCATGCAACTTCCTTGGACCAATGGGGCCGCAATTGGCGGAGAGGTGCCTTCGCAACTTGGCGAACCTGCTCGTACCGGGAGGCTATCTCATCCTGGACGGGATCGATCTCGACCTGAAGGCACGTGTGGTGAAGGATATTGGATTGCTTCCCATAACGGAGGATGCGCAATGCATCCACGAATCCGATCCGACCAAGCAGGATTGGCCTTGGACCCGCTGGTCCTTGGAGCCATTTGATGAATCACGGGCCGACTGGCCTTACCGCTATGCGACGATCTTCCAACGTCCCATGTTGCTGGAGCGGACGTCCCGCGCTTTCCGACCCCCTGCTCCAGCGATGACCGTGGTGCCGGTTGACTCATTGGGATAG
- a CDS encoding alpha/beta hydrolase, protein MSRSKSMARAVLFALMLCALPAAAEVKPFPASFRESQMPVAGGTQYVRVGGKGPAVVLLHGFGDTGDMWEPLAARLVKNHLVIVPDLRGMGLSSHPEDGYEKSAQARDLVAILDSLKVKQVQLVTHDIGNMVGYALAARYPGRVTAWVVMDAPLPGMGTWQAQLINPKVWHFNFRGPDVERLVAGRERILLDRFYNELGGDPAGIDEQTRQHYAELYALPGAIHNSFGGQFEAFSRDAEENKANFAKVGKLQIPVLAIGGDHSYGASMKPEVDYVASNVEGAVIQNSGHWIMEEQPQQAIDLIVPFLAKH, encoded by the coding sequence ATGTCCCGTTCGAAGTCCATGGCACGCGCCGTGCTGTTCGCATTGATGCTCTGCGCCCTGCCGGCTGCGGCGGAGGTAAAGCCATTTCCCGCCAGCTTCCGCGAAAGCCAGATGCCGGTAGCCGGTGGCACGCAGTACGTGCGGGTCGGCGGCAAGGGGCCGGCCGTCGTGCTGCTCCATGGCTTCGGCGACACCGGCGACATGTGGGAACCGCTGGCAGCCCGGCTCGTCAAGAACCACCTGGTGATCGTTCCCGATCTTCGCGGCATGGGGCTGTCGTCGCATCCCGAAGATGGTTACGAGAAATCAGCACAGGCCCGCGACCTGGTTGCCATTCTCGACAGCCTGAAGGTGAAGCAGGTGCAGCTGGTCACCCACGACATCGGCAACATGGTCGGCTATGCCCTCGCCGCCCGTTATCCCGGCCGCGTCACCGCATGGGTGGTGATGGATGCACCCTTGCCGGGAATGGGAACGTGGCAGGCGCAACTGATCAATCCCAAGGTCTGGCACTTCAATTTCCGCGGCCCGGACGTCGAGCGCCTGGTCGCCGGTCGCGAACGCATCCTGCTGGACCGGTTCTACAACGAACTCGGCGGCGACCCCGCCGGCATCGACGAGCAGACGCGCCAGCATTACGCCGAGCTCTATGCATTGCCTGGCGCCATCCACAATTCCTTCGGCGGACAGTTCGAGGCGTTCTCACGAGATGCGGAGGAGAACAAGGCGAACTTCGCCAAGGTTGGCAAGCTGCAGATTCCCGTACTGGCGATCGGCGGCGACCACTCCTATGGCGCTTCCATGAAACCGGAAGTCGACTACGTCGCGTCGAATGTCGAAGGCGCTGTCATCCAGAATTCGGGGCACTGGATCATGGAGGAGCAACCCCAGCAGGCAATCGACCTGATCGTCCCGTTCCTGGCAAAGCATTGA
- a CDS encoding phospholipase D family protein — protein MSHWTREETMRRLFGWSAIALLVLLAAVGGALLLTNHLAPPATGRPGHALPLQPAQTAIDRELAPLLAANPGKTGAIFLTDGVDAFAARAISARKAGRSLDLQYFIWHNDLTGRLLASEAYDAAQRGVRVRILLDDMNAAGLDPHLLAMDAHPGIELRLYNPFRNRQGTGRAFELARRSFSMTHRMHNKAWIADGRIAIIGGRNIGEQYFSADSEVNFRDLDLLLLGPAVQQASTIFDRYWNSSAAVPITTLDTKDPQALRTLLREVYRDARSTGARRYLDRVARSQLVRDYYGRALQPHWSAGIEVVADPPVKWSDDNRAQWLIGRLGPTISAARKKVLVISPYFVPGEDGAARLAALTRRGAYVGVVTNSLAATDVYPVHSGYAQYRERLIREGADLHELRAHPRDQPSPGLIRPGASLHTKAFVLDDARGFVGSFNVDPRSKNLNTEMGVLFDDPVMARQLRDEYLRLTAPAMSYWVYRDRAGELRWLDRAQASPVALDREPDAGFWSRALAWASGWLPIESQL, from the coding sequence ATGTCGCACTGGACCCGGGAGGAAACGATGCGACGCCTGTTTGGCTGGTCCGCCATCGCCCTGCTTGTCCTGCTCGCCGCGGTCGGCGGCGCCTTGCTGCTCACCAACCACCTGGCGCCACCGGCCACAGGTAGACCAGGCCATGCATTGCCGCTGCAACCGGCGCAGACCGCGATCGATCGCGAGCTGGCGCCCCTGCTGGCAGCCAACCCGGGCAAGACGGGCGCCATCTTCCTTACCGATGGCGTCGACGCCTTTGCGGCGCGGGCAATCTCGGCGCGCAAGGCGGGCCGCAGCCTCGACCTGCAGTACTTCATCTGGCACAACGACCTGACCGGGCGCCTGCTGGCTAGCGAGGCCTACGACGCTGCGCAGCGCGGCGTGCGTGTACGCATCCTGCTCGATGACATGAATGCCGCGGGCCTGGATCCACACCTGCTGGCGATGGACGCACATCCCGGCATCGAGCTGCGGCTGTACAACCCGTTCCGCAATCGCCAGGGCACCGGGCGTGCCTTCGAGTTGGCGCGCCGGTCGTTCAGCATGACCCACCGCATGCACAACAAGGCCTGGATCGCCGACGGCCGGATCGCGATCATCGGTGGGCGCAATATCGGTGAGCAGTACTTCAGCGCTGATTCCGAGGTGAACTTCCGCGACCTCGACCTGTTGTTGCTGGGGCCGGCCGTGCAACAGGCGAGCACGATCTTCGACCGCTACTGGAACAGCAGCGCCGCGGTGCCGATCACGACGCTGGACACAAAGGATCCGCAGGCACTGCGCACCCTGCTCCGCGAGGTCTACCGCGATGCCCGCAGCACAGGCGCACGACGCTATCTCGATCGCGTGGCCAGATCGCAGCTGGTACGCGATTACTACGGGCGCGCGTTGCAGCCACACTGGAGTGCAGGCATCGAGGTCGTCGCCGACCCGCCCGTGAAGTGGTCGGACGACAACCGCGCGCAATGGCTGATCGGGCGTCTCGGGCCAACGATTTCCGCAGCTCGCAAGAAGGTGCTGGTGATCTCCCCGTACTTCGTTCCGGGCGAGGATGGCGCGGCCAGGCTCGCCGCCTTGACCCGGCGGGGCGCCTACGTCGGCGTGGTTACCAACTCGCTGGCCGCAACCGACGTCTACCCGGTGCACAGCGGATACGCGCAGTACCGCGAACGGCTCATCCGCGAGGGGGCGGACCTCCATGAGCTGCGCGCACACCCGCGCGACCAGCCGTCACCGGGCCTGATCCGCCCCGGTGCGAGCCTGCACACCAAGGCCTTCGTCCTGGACGATGCCCGTGGCTTCGTCGGATCGTTCAACGTCGACCCGCGCTCGAAGAATCTCAACACGGAGATGGGCGTGCTGTTCGACGATCCGGTCATGGCCAGGCAACTGCGCGATGAGTACCTGCGCCTGACCGCTCCGGCGATGAGCTACTGGGTCTATCGCGACAGGGCCGGGGAACTGCGCTGGCTCGACCGTGCCCAGGCCTCCCCGGTCGCCCTGGATCGCGAGCCCGATGCCGGTTTCTGGAGTCGCGCCCTGGCGTGGGCCTCGGGCTGGCTCCCGATCGAATCGCAGCTGTAG
- a CDS encoding LysR family transcriptional regulator, translated as MGIGVVRSWLDTNGTANYLTDQRYRLVPIDNFLRRIATASDPTMPVPSPQSTTTRAEPLAACFSTSCAGVIAFVSVASEGSFARAADRLGIGRSAVSRSVQKLEEQLGARLLRRTTRSVSLTGEGEVFYEACRPGVERIVAAMEGVRDLRDGPPRGQLKVRATQGFGRQVIAPLLSEFRARFPELSVELLLDEGVVDFAADRIDVAFCDGPLQDSQVIARQLVPVRMQVCASADYARRHGLPASVDELARHACINLRLPNGRLQAWQFQTDGHTRSLSPNARIVFNDTALVLQSVLDGHGLAQLAACQVRDAVRSGELVTCLADIAPDDRSHYICYPSRKQLPNRIRAFVDFMTSRIREPC; from the coding sequence TTGGGCATTGGCGTGGTGCGTTCCTGGCTTGACACGAACGGTACCGCCAATTACCTTACGGATCAACGGTACCGTTTGGTACCTATCGACAACTTCCTTCGCAGGATCGCCACGGCTTCCGATCCGACCATGCCAGTACCCTCCCCGCAGTCGACGACAACCCGAGCCGAACCACTGGCCGCATGCTTCTCGACCAGTTGCGCCGGCGTCATCGCCTTCGTGTCCGTGGCCAGCGAGGGCAGCTTCGCCCGCGCCGCTGATCGGCTGGGCATTGGCCGGTCCGCGGTCAGTCGCAGCGTGCAGAAACTGGAAGAACAGCTCGGCGCGCGGCTGCTGCGGCGAACCACGCGCAGCGTGTCGCTTACCGGCGAAGGCGAGGTGTTCTACGAAGCTTGCCGCCCCGGTGTGGAGAGGATCGTCGCGGCCATGGAAGGCGTGCGCGACCTTCGCGACGGCCCTCCGCGCGGGCAGCTGAAAGTCAGGGCAACCCAGGGCTTCGGGCGGCAGGTGATAGCGCCGTTGCTGTCTGAATTCCGGGCGCGGTTCCCCGAGCTGTCGGTCGAGTTGCTGCTGGATGAAGGCGTCGTGGACTTCGCCGCCGACCGGATCGACGTGGCGTTCTGCGACGGCCCCCTGCAGGACAGCCAGGTGATTGCCCGGCAGCTGGTGCCGGTGCGCATGCAGGTGTGCGCGTCTGCCGACTATGCGCGCAGGCACGGCTTGCCGGCGTCGGTGGATGAACTGGCGCGGCACGCATGCATCAACCTGCGTCTGCCCAACGGCCGCCTGCAGGCCTGGCAGTTCCAGACCGACGGACACACGCGCAGCCTGTCGCCCAATGCCCGTATCGTCTTCAACGATACCGCGCTGGTTCTGCAGTCCGTGCTCGATGGCCACGGACTGGCCCAGCTGGCGGCCTGCCAGGTCCGCGATGCCGTCCGCTCCGGCGAACTGGTGACCTGCCTGGCCGACATCGCGCCGGATGACCGCAGCCACTACATCTGCTATCCCAGTCGCAAGCAGCTGCCAAACCGTATCCGCGCCTTCGTCGACTTCATGACCAGCCGCATCCGCGAACCGTGCTGA
- a CDS encoding TetR/AcrR family transcriptional regulator — MPKEASRRTRRSSNELRDQILDAACELFLRDGYATTSIDAVIEKVGGSKRAIYSHFGGKEDLFAAIMTNLSEEALEALPDAEDSAGDDVRESLLMFARAIMRILMDPRTVALYRLIIAEGTRMPGLAQAFLDNGPRRATSGLAQLLKRHRDAGLLDIPRPTEAAEHFVGMLRDDVYLEVVLGVRPPLAERVWKARVTQVVDIFLDGTRA, encoded by the coding sequence ATGCCCAAGGAAGCATCCCGCCGCACTCGTCGAAGCTCCAATGAGCTGAGGGACCAGATCCTGGATGCGGCCTGCGAGCTCTTCCTCCGGGACGGCTACGCGACCACGAGCATCGATGCGGTGATCGAGAAGGTCGGGGGCTCCAAGCGGGCGATCTACAGCCATTTCGGCGGCAAGGAAGACCTGTTCGCCGCGATCATGACCAACCTGTCGGAAGAGGCGTTGGAAGCGCTGCCGGATGCCGAGGACTCCGCCGGCGACGACGTTCGCGAATCGCTGCTGATGTTCGCCCGCGCGATCATGCGGATCCTGATGGATCCGCGGACGGTGGCGCTGTACCGGCTCATCATCGCCGAGGGCACGCGCATGCCCGGCCTGGCGCAGGCATTCCTCGACAATGGCCCGCGCCGCGCGACATCGGGCCTGGCGCAGTTGTTGAAGCGGCATCGCGATGCCGGCCTGCTGGACATCCCGCGCCCGACGGAAGCAGCCGAGCACTTCGTCGGCATGCTGCGCGACGACGTCTACCTGGAGGTCGTCCTGGGCGTCCGGCCACCACTGGCGGAACGGGTGTGGAAAGCGCGGGTGACGCAGGTCGTGGACATCTTCCTCGACGGCACGAGGGCCTGA
- a CDS encoding alternative oxidase yields MKPTSPISVDLHHPVRTLSDRVAYGTTRVLRFFADTLFAKRYGNRAIVLETVAAVPGMVGGALLHLRCLRWMLDDKGWIRTLLSEADNERMHLMTFMEIARPSWFERMMVLVAQALFFTFYLLLYLVSSRTAHRLVGYFEEEAVVSYTRYLEEIDAGRIDNVPAPLIAIEYWKLSPDARLREVVIAVREDEAGHRDVNHAIAGQQGHSVPATETL; encoded by the coding sequence TTGAAACCCACCTCACCGATTTCCGTCGACCTGCACCACCCGGTCCGCACCCTGTCGGACCGCGTTGCCTACGGCACCACGCGCGTGCTGCGCTTCTTCGCCGACACGTTGTTCGCCAAGCGTTACGGAAACAGGGCCATCGTCCTGGAAACGGTCGCGGCCGTACCCGGGATGGTCGGCGGCGCGCTGCTGCACCTGCGCTGCCTGCGCTGGATGCTCGACGACAAGGGCTGGATCCGCACACTGCTGAGCGAAGCCGACAACGAGCGCATGCACCTGATGACGTTCATGGAGATCGCGCGGCCAAGCTGGTTCGAACGGATGATGGTGCTGGTCGCGCAGGCGCTGTTCTTCACGTTCTACCTGCTGCTGTACCTGGTCTCCTCGCGCACCGCGCACCGCCTGGTCGGCTATTTCGAGGAGGAAGCGGTCGTGAGTTACACGCGCTACCTGGAGGAGATCGACGCGGGCCGGATCGACAACGTGCCGGCACCGCTGATCGCCATCGAGTACTGGAAGCTGTCGCCCGACGCTCGCCTGCGCGAGGTGGTCATCGCGGTGCGCGAGGACGAGGCAGGCCATCGCGACGTGAACCATGCCATCGCGGGACAGCAGGGGCACTCGGTGCCGGCCACGGAAACGCTGTAA
- a CDS encoding DUF2955 domain-containing protein, with translation MARQPLAISEDAWRQACRLTIGTLAGLAIAKALDWPFGVFFALYPVLLLGLVPFYKFRVAAQFIASSVVSIAAANVLAILGNVSPVLAICAFFLLAVFCFRLMALGPFFLFGALTMVSTSVLVHLASYPFVPVRDLFAAQFIATLIAAFLSAAVHALLPERRPMQPPGPPRPVPFVRHQMMLGGVCATVSFVAFQLLDLSDSPSAQAATVLILFPMTLAGGRRAAWTRVVGTLLGTVFALAVQLLLYTHLGNAVFVLALYGIGALLFATMHVRENAGPAVGLSAATAIAVLMGQLAPSSDLYGVSLYRLSSVAVAILAMLLCMFAVETVLNRFAATRIAPVRT, from the coding sequence ATGGCCCGCCAACCGTTGGCGATCAGCGAGGACGCCTGGCGGCAGGCGTGCCGGTTGACGATCGGCACGCTGGCCGGGCTTGCCATCGCGAAAGCGCTGGACTGGCCGTTCGGCGTGTTCTTCGCGCTGTATCCGGTACTCCTGTTGGGGCTGGTGCCGTTCTACAAGTTCCGCGTGGCTGCGCAGTTCATCGCCAGCAGCGTGGTGAGCATCGCGGCCGCCAACGTGCTGGCGATACTGGGCAACGTGTCGCCGGTGCTGGCGATATGCGCCTTCTTCCTGCTGGCCGTCTTCTGCTTCCGGCTGATGGCATTGGGGCCGTTCTTCCTCTTCGGCGCCCTGACCATGGTCTCGACGTCGGTGCTCGTGCACCTTGCGAGCTACCCGTTCGTGCCGGTGCGCGATCTGTTTGCCGCGCAGTTCATCGCGACGTTGATCGCCGCCTTCCTGTCGGCCGCGGTGCATGCGCTGCTGCCGGAGCGGCGGCCCATGCAGCCGCCGGGACCTCCCAGGCCCGTGCCGTTCGTGCGGCACCAGATGATGCTGGGCGGAGTCTGCGCGACGGTATCCTTCGTTGCGTTCCAGTTGCTGGACCTGAGCGATTCGCCCTCGGCACAGGCCGCCACGGTCCTGATCCTGTTCCCGATGACACTGGCCGGTGGCCGGCGCGCGGCCTGGACGCGCGTCGTCGGCACGCTGCTCGGCACGGTGTTTGCGCTCGCCGTGCAACTGCTGCTGTACACACACCTGGGCAACGCCGTGTTCGTCCTGGCGCTGTACGGCATAGGCGCGCTCCTGTTTGCGACCATGCACGTGCGCGAGAACGCCGGACCGGCAGTCGGCCTGAGCGCAGCGACCGCCATCGCCGTGCTGATGGGCCAACTGGCGCCCAGTTCGGATCTCTATGGCGTATCGCTCTATCGACTAAGCTCGGTCGCAGTCGCCATCCTCGCCATGCTGCTGTGCATGTTCGCCGTCGAAACCGTCCTCAACCGGTTTGCCGCCACCCGCATCGCACCGGTGCGGACCTGA